In the genome of Jatrophihabitans sp., one region contains:
- a CDS encoding alpha/beta fold hydrolase: protein MLEPLVPLQPTGSLTPLYCVHSASGSAYSYLPLLPLLDAERPLYGLEAPGFDDDSEEPLTDVADLSALYLRAIAQDRPGEPIGLLGWSLGGVIAYDMASRLLAAGTPAVALIAVDTGVPAPGEPPGRRSMLRRFVSDLTGAPPLESQLELDRALADQPEEVSIEHTFGALIDAGLISDHLDIETLAHRFAVFRANVCALHRYSPTGSYPGPMITIRAAESSPEEMDWSGLAADWVEHTVPGDHYSIWQGEGLRALAEIIERSLDECMPAR from the coding sequence GTGCTTGAACCACTCGTGCCGCTCCAGCCCACCGGCAGCCTTACCCCCTTGTACTGCGTGCATTCGGCTTCGGGCTCGGCTTATTCCTATCTCCCCCTGTTGCCGTTACTGGACGCTGAACGGCCGTTGTACGGGTTGGAAGCGCCCGGATTCGATGACGACAGCGAAGAGCCGCTCACAGACGTGGCAGACCTCTCCGCGCTCTACCTTCGGGCTATCGCGCAAGACCGGCCCGGCGAACCGATAGGGCTGCTCGGTTGGTCCCTGGGTGGGGTGATCGCGTACGACATGGCGTCACGCTTGCTGGCCGCAGGAACGCCTGCGGTGGCATTGATCGCCGTGGACACCGGGGTGCCGGCGCCAGGTGAGCCTCCCGGACGACGTTCTATGTTGCGGAGGTTTGTCAGCGACCTGACCGGGGCTCCACCGTTGGAATCCCAACTGGAGTTGGATCGAGCACTTGCCGACCAGCCTGAGGAGGTGTCGATCGAGCACACCTTCGGCGCGTTGATCGACGCGGGCCTGATCTCTGACCACCTAGACATTGAGACGCTAGCGCACCGGTTTGCGGTGTTCCGAGCTAATGTCTGCGCGCTCCACCGCTACAGCCCCACCGGGTCTTATCCGGGACCGATGATCACAATCCGCGCCGCCGAGTCATCGCCGGAAGAGATGGATTGGTCCGGCTTGGCGGCCGACTGGGTCGAGCACACCGTGCCCGGCGACCACTACTCGATCTGGCAAGGCGAGGGTCTGCGCGCGCTGGCGGAGATCATCGAGCGCTCCCTCGACGAGTGCATGCCTGCCCGGTAA